TTCGCGGCGCTTTCATCACTCCGTCACCCCATCACAGTAATTAGTAGTACGGGAATATTAACCCGTTAGCCATCGACTGTCCCTTTCGGGTTCGCCTTAGGACCAGACTAACCCACAGCTGATTAGCATAGCTGTGGAAACCTTAGTTTTTCGGTGTGCGGGTTTCTCGCCCGCATTATCGTTACTTATGCCTACATTTTCTTTTCTAACCAGTCCAGCATACCTTACGATACACCTTCAACCCTGTTAGAATGCTCCCCTACCACTTACAGTAAACTGTAAATCCATAGCTTCGGTAATACGCTTATGCCCGATTATTATCCATGCTCGTCCGCTCGACTAGTGAGCTGTTACGCACTCTTTAAATGAATGGCTGCTTCCAAGCCAACATCCTAGCTGTCTGGGCAGACAAACCTCGTTCTTTCAACTTAGCGTATATTTGGGGACCTTAGCTGATGGTCTGGGTTCTTTCCCTCTCGGACTTGGACCTTAGCACCCAAGCCCTCACTGTTATGAAACATTATATAGCATTCGGAGTTTGTCAGGAATTGGTAGGCGGTGAAGCCCCCGCATCCAATCAGTAGCTCTACCTCTATATAACTTTATGCATAACGCTGCACCTAAATGCATTTCGGGGAGTACGAGCTATTTCCGAGTTTGATTGGCCTTTCACCCCTACCCACAGGTCATCCGAAGACTTTTCAACGTCAACCGGTTCGGTCCTCCACTGTGTGTTACCACAGCTTCAACCTGCCCATGGGTAGATCACACGGTTTCGCGTCTAACACTACTGACTAAAGCGCCCTATTCAGACTCGCTTTCGCTACGGATCCGTGGCTTAACCACTTAACCTTGCCAGCAACGTTAACTCGTAGGCTCATTATGCAAAAGGCACGCCGTCACCCCACGAAAGGGCTCCGACCGCTTGTAAGCGTATGGTTTCAGGATCTATTTCACTCCGTTATTCACGGTTCTTTTCACCTTTCCCTCACGGTACTGGTTCACTATCGGTCTCTCAGGAGTATTTAGCCTTAGCGGATGGTCCCGCCAAATTCAGACAGGGTTTCACGTGCCCCGCCCTACTCAGGATCCCACTATCTATTATACTTGTTACCCATACGGGACTATCACCCTCTATGGTGTCACTTTCCAGTAACTTCCGGTTCCTTGTACATAAAATGTCGTGGTCCTACAACCCCAACAATGCCGTAACATCATTGGTTTGGGCTAATCCGCGTTCGCTCGCCACTACTTACGGAATCACTTTTGTTTTCTTCTCCTCCGCCTACTTAGATGTTTCAGTTCAGCGGGTTTGCCCACCTATCGGTGTACTATGTCTTCAACATAGTGGGTTGCCCCATTCAGGTATCTACGGATCAATCGGTGTGTGCCCGTCCCCGTAGCTTTTCGCAGCTTATCACGCCTTTCATCGCCTCTGAGAGCCTAGGCATCCCCCATACGCCCTTATTTTGCTTATTGTACCAATCATAAAATTAATTATGACCGTTTTTTTTTGCTTTTTACAATAAATTGTAAAAAACGCTTTCTACTTTTTATTATTTTCTTATCTCAATATGTCAATGAACTTTTATTTACTATCTTCACAGTAAATCAGTGGAGAATAACGGAGTCGAACCGTTGACCTCCTGCGTGCAAGGCAGGCGCTCTAGCCAGCTGAGCTAATCCCCCTTTTTAATTAAAAATTAAAAATCGTGAATTAAAAATTATGAACTTTTGATCCTAAATCTTTCAACTTCTAAAATTTCCTTTTTCTAAGCATACAGTCTTTTTAATTTATTTGCTTCTTATAATTTACAATTCATAATTTATAATTAACAATTTAAAAAGTAGTCCCGGGCAGACTCGAACTGCCGACCCCTACATTATCAGTGTAGTACTCTAACCAGCTGAGCTACGAGACTCTGTTTTACTTAAAATTTATTATTTGAACTAACAGCAAGAGTAATTGAATCTGGTGATTCAGAACCTTCTAAATAAACATCTTTTTTCCTCAACGTGTGTTTCCACTAACATTTGAGGCTCTAGAAAGGAGGTGTTCCAGCCGCACCTTCCGGTACGGCTACCTTGTTACGACTTAGCCCTAGTTACCAGTTTTACCCTAGGCAGCTCCTTGCGGTCACCGACTTCAGGCACCCCCAGCTTCCATGGCTTGACGGGCGGTGTGTACAAGGCCCGGGAACGTATTCACCGGATCATGGCTGATATCCGATTACTAGCGATTCCAGCTTCACGGAGTCGAGTTGCAGACTCCGATCCGAACTGTGACCGGTTTTATAGATTCGCTCCTGGTCGCCCAGTGGCTGCTCTCTGTACCGGCCATTGTAGCACGTGTGTAGCCCAAGGCGTAAGGGCCGTGATGATTTGACGTCATCCCCACCTTCCTCACAGTTTGCACTGGCAGTCTTGTTAGAGTTCCCGACATGACTCGCTGGCAACTAACAACAGGGGTTGCGCTCGTTATAGGACTTAACCTGACACCTCACGGCACGAGCTGACGACAACCATGCAGCACCTTGTAATTTGTCTTGCGAAAGATCTGTTTCCAAACCGGTCAAACTACATTTAAGCCTTGGTAAGGTTCCTCGCGTATCATCGAATTAAACCACATGCTCCACCGCTTGTGCGGGCCCCCGTCAATTCCTTTGAGTTTCATTCTTGCGAACGTACTCCCCAGGTGGGATACTTATCACTTTCGCTTAGCCACTGAAATTGCTTCCAACAGCTAGTATCCATCGTTTACGGCGTGGACTACCAGGGTATCTAATCCTGTTCGCTACCCACGCTTTCGTCCATCAGCGTCAATCCATTAGTAGTAACCTGCCTTCGCAATTGGTATTCCATGTAATCTCTAAGCATTTCACCGCTACACTACATATTCTAGTTACTTCCTAATAATTCAAGTTTAACAGTATCAATGGCCGTTCCACCGTTGAGCGATGGGCTTTCACCACTGACTTATTAAACCGCCTACGGACCCTTTAAACCCAATGATTCCGGATAACGCTTGGATCCTCCGTATTACCGCGGCTGCTGGCACGGAGTTAGCCGATCCTTATTCTTACGATACCGTCAAGCTGCTTCACGAAGCAGTGTTTCTTCTCGTATAAAAGCAGTTTACAATCCATAGGACCGTCATCCTGCACGCGGCATGGCTGGATCAGGCTTGCGCCCATTGTCCAATATTCCTCACTGCTGCCTCCCGTAGGAGTCTGGTCCGTGTCTCAGTACCAGTGTGGGGGATCTCCCTCTCAGGACCCCTACCCATCGTAGCCTTGGTAAGCCGTTACCTTACCAACTAGCTAATGGGACGCATGCTCATCTTTTACCGTTGTGACTTTAATTATAAAATGATGCCATTTCATAATACTATGAGGTATTAATCCAAATTTCTCTGGGCTATCCCTCTGTAAAAGGTAGATTGCATACGCGTTACGCACCCGTGCGCCGGTCTCTAATTCCGAAGAAATATACCCCTCGACTTGCATGTGTTAAGCCTGCCGCTAGCGTTCATCCTGAGCCAGGATCAAACTCTTCATCGTATATTTTAATATTATATTGCGATGATATCTATCGGTTCTTTTCAAATCTCTCGATTCTATTACTCTTATTCTTTTGTTTTAACATCTCTGTTAAAACGGCTGTCAATTCAATATGTCTACGAACGTGTATTTCTTTTTCTTTTCGCTTGTCTCTCAAAGCGGGTGCAAAAGTAGAAAACTTATTTCTAACTGGCAAATGTTTTTTGAAGTTTTTTTTAAGAAAATTTTCGTCTCTTTTAACTTCTTTATTTACCAATCTTTCAATGAACTTTCCGTGTTTTGCGGGGTGCAAATGTAATATCCCTTTTCGAATCCCACAAGCTTTTTTTAATCTTTTTTTGAAAATAAATTTTCGTTTTAATCTTAATCGCTTGTCAGTATTTCTGTGAACGTCTATCGCTGTTGCGGGTGCAAAAGTACACTCTTTATTCGCTTCTGCAAGCTTTTATTTTACTTATTTTTGATATATTTTCTAAGTGACTGGTTTGGCGTTTTTTACAAGGCAATCTTTTTTTTCGATTTTACCGTTTTTGAGCAATTGGGGCCATTTTACCGCAAAGAGGCTAAGTTTTTCTTCTCTGGTTTTGTTTGCCAAAGATCGCAAAGCTGGATTTTTCCTTGGTTTTATTAATCGCGCAAAGACGCAAAGGCGCAAAGTTTTCTCTTTTATCTCGTATTTTTCTGTTTTACGCCTCGTCTTTCCTTTGAAAACCTCTGCCCTAGCCCCGATAGTCCCGAAGTGTCGGGAGAAAATCCTTTTGCTTTTTCCTTTAAAAAGCAAAAGATTGGAACGTCCCGAGACTTCGGGAGCGGGAAATAGCTTCAAATTCCAATAATGCTTCTTGTAAACCTTCGGTTCATTCAGAGGAATGAAACTTACTCTTATATATTGGAGTATATTTTTCTCCTTATATATAGGTACCAAAAATAAACCCGACAGGTTTTAGAAACCTGTCGGGTTGGGGGATTATATTCTTCCTTATATATAAGGAACGTGATTTTCCACTTAATATGTATACCTCTATAAAATCTTAATTGTTGTTAAGCCAATTATTAATGATGACTTGCAAAGCTTTAAAACGAATTAAAATACAAAAAAAGATTCAAAAAACAAGTATAAACACCTGATAACAAATCAAGTAATTGTGCTAAATTTAACTGTATTTCAAAAAAGACAAAACTAAGCGGCATTCCATTATATATAAGGTGCATTCTTAAGTTCTATTAAGTGATAATAATTAAACCCCAAAGATTATGAAAATTGGAATTATAGGAATCAGTAGTCTTACGATGGAATTAGCCGTGAGATCTGCGCGCGCGGGATATGAAGTTATAATGTACAATCCTAAAGGCAATAGTCTTGTGCGGGATGTTGTTGAAAGAATGGGATCAGATATTCAACTGGGTTCTCTTCAGGAAGCTGTTAGTACAGAAATAATAGTATTGTTTATCCCAAAAGATGATTTGGAGAAGCTAAAGCAGAATTTACCTGATATGACAGGAAAATTAATCGTTCATACCAGCGGTTTGATATTTGATCCTCAGCTGCTTTTATCAGGCATTACTAATGCTATGACTTATAAAACTACAGCTGCTTTATTTCCTGAGGCTCATGTTGTAAAGCTATTTAATCCGGTTAATTTAAAACCAAACAATACATGCATCCAACAAAGAGATAGGGATGAGATATTTTTTATTGCAGATCATAAGGATTCCAGAGCCTCTATAAAGGAGTTTTTAAGAAAATTAAAATTCTCATCAATTGATCTTTCTGGTAGGGTACATCTTCAAAATATAGAAGTAAATAAAAACAAAGAGCAGTTTATATAACTGCTCTTTAAATAATTATCATTTTTTAGAAATATAAAATCTAACTGCAAATCAGTTTTTACTTTAATTCCCCATCAAACTCTCAATTCTAGAAGGTGAAATTTCCGGATTTGCTCCTGGTGCTTCAGCGACTAAGGCTCCGATCGCGCATGCAAAATCAATTGACTCTTGTGGTGCTTTATTAGTAAGCAAAGATGTGATTAAAGCTGCCAAAAATGAATCGCCTGCTCCAACTGTATCAACTACTTTAACGGGATAACCGCCATTATTATAAAGTTTTCCCTGCCACATTAGCAATGCTCCATGTTTTCCTTTGGTGACACACATATCATTTACTTTGGTTTTCTCTGCAATGAAGTGCATATTTTCTTCCAGGCTTTCAAATGGTGATTGCATTGCTTTTGCAATTTCTAACAACTCCTCATCATTGAACTTAATAAAATCTGCTGAATTCATTAATTCCTCCAGAATTTCATATGTATAATGAGGTTTTCTTAAATTGACATCAAAAACTTTATAGGCTTTTGTCTTCAACAACTCTTTTAAAGTGTCTCTCGAAACTTTATCGCGACAAACCAAACTGCCATAAATTAGCAGATCTGCTTCTTGTACTGATTTTTTAGCCAAATCGTTCAACACAATTTTATCCCATGCTGATGGATAATTGATTTCATAACTTGCCGATCCGCGATCGTTTAAAGTAACATTCACCAGACCTGTAGCGAAATCTTCTGAAGTTACAATTGTATCTGTTACAAGTCCCAAACTTTTTACCTGTTCCTTAATTGCTTTACCATCTTCATCATTTCCTACGCAGCTGATCATGGTTGTATCGCAGCCAAATGTTTTCATTCGCAGCGCTACATTTAAAGGTGCTCCGCCAATTTTTTTTTCGCCAGCAAAAACATCCCAAAGTACTTCTCCATAAGCCACCGCCTTAAGATTCTTTCCGTTATTCATTCTAAAATTATTTTATATTATTGTTATTCAGGCTGTGTAACCTCAAGATTTGTAAATACTGCGTTTTGTCCTTCTGACACTAATCCCCATTTATTTTTGTCTCTGCCATAAATGCGATTTGTCAATGCCGTTTGTCCATTTATATATAGTACTGTCACACTTCCTTCGGTAATGATTTCAACATTGTATTTGACATTCGTCTGAAGCTGAAAAGGCAAACTCGTCATTTCCTGCCCAGCCGAATTATATCCAATAACACGGCTTTGAGCTAAATCAAACACAATTTTATAATAACTTCCTGTATCATTAGTATGAAAAACAAATCCTGCGGTTCCATTTGCATCTGATAATAAAACCTCAGCTTTAATTTTTGCCTTTTTACCAATTGGTTTAAATGTTACTAATGCTTTTTGTGCTGCACCTGATAAGGTATAAGTTCCATTATTAGCCACTGCATTTCCTGAAACTGCATCGACTTCAACAGTCTTTTTCTTCTTAGAAAATAGATCTTTGACTGTTTGTATTGCCTGTGTTCCTAAAGTTCCATCAGATTTTTGAATCAGCTCATGAATAACCATATTGCCTGCCCAATCTTTATTTCCTAAATCATTCTCTGGTGTTTTTCTAGCGTTCCATCCAAAAACATATCTTTTATTTCCGTCTGAAGCTGTTTTTCCGGCGTAAAAATATTCGCCGTCAATCCTGTCATTTTGTGGTTTTGTCCATGGTCCATTAATAGATGCAGATATTCTATAATGTGTTCCTTTATTACCACTCCAATTTTCAGAAAAAATCAAATACCAATAATTTCCCATTTTAAAAATATCGGCACATTCCATCATTAAATAATTATCCTCGGGAGTAGTTGTATAAATTGGTGTCTGAACTTCCCATTTTCCCAAAGCCGGATTATCACTTGTATAATGTAACAAAACTGCTTTTCTTCCCGGTTCTGTTTGTGTACTTACCAACATTGAATATTTTTTTAACTCGTCATTATAAAACACATGCGGATCTCTAAAATCATAGTTATAATATCCTGTTGGAGCTGTGATTTTGAAATCAGAAATTTTAGTCCAGTTTTTCAAATCACTGCTTGTAGCGCACAAAACACTTTCTCTTGCATTGGACTGAACAAAAGCAGGTGTTTCATTATGTCCTGTATAATAAAAGTAATAAAGATTACCGACTTTTACTACTGATCCTGTACCAATGGCAAAATCAGGATCTGTAGTTTTTCCGTATGGGATCATCTGCCCTTCGTAGGTAAAATGAGCCAGATCTGTACTTAAATATTCATGTATATCATGAAAACCTTTTCCTGCTGGCTTGTTTTGTGCATCGTGCAGAAAATAAATATGAAATTTTCCATTATCGAAAAAAGGCATAATATCTCCTGTATAACCAGCGCTATAATACGGGTCAGATTCTCCCATCCATTGTGAAGGCGGAACCGGAAAAACACTGGTTATTTCAGAATTACCTCCTGAAATCGATCCTCCAATATAGTTTTCTTCCTGACTACAGGAAACAAACGAAAAGAAAATGGAGGCCATCGTTATTATATTTTTATATTTCATTTTATTGATTTCAAAAGTGATTAATTTTTAGCCAAATAATTGATACTATTTTGCGTCAAAAGCTTAATGTTATTAATAAACTCATTAGCCTGACTTGGTACACCACTACTATTGGTTTCGTTATACCAATCATATGCGCCCATAGAAATCACGATTACATTTTTATTAGTTCCTGTGTTTGGGAATTCTGCAATGGTAACTCTTCCGTCAAGATTATTATCCCAAGCTTCACTTGCTAAATTGATTCCTCCGGTTTGATTTCTCCAGCCTTCTCCGTTAACATATCCGCCCCACTCTGGTACAAACCACCAAGCAGTATGATTTAATCTGAAAGTTCCACTTTGTAATAAATTGGCTTTTCCGCTTTCATAAGTTGTCAATCCTTCAAAAATTGGATGATTCTCATGCCCTACAAATGACATTCCCCACGAGTTTCCATCTACAAATCCGTTTGGAGGAAAGTCTCCAAAAACATTATTTGGTCCTTTTCCTGAAGGAACAATTCCTAAAGCATCAACATATTGAGAAGCAAAAGATGTTAAAAGTAAATTTCCTCCGTTTGCTCTAAAATTCTTTAAAGCGGTTGTAACGGCAGGTTTGTAAGCAATTGCAGGTAAATTTGCTGCTGAATCAAAATGCCACCAGATTACATCAACATCACTTAAATCAGCTCCGTTTTGAATACTGTCAAATGAAATATATTTAGCTCCGCTAAAAGTCGAAAAGAACCAATCAGCGGCTGTAATTTCATCCATGTTTGTGATTTCGGCTCTTGTTGCAGCGGTTCCTAAAAATGCTACTACTAATCCTGTTACCGGAACTCCAATATTGGCGGTATAATTCATGCTTTTTCCGTTAGCTGTTAATACAAAAGTTACTGCATTACTAAAATCAATCGTTGCGTCTGAAGCCGGTGAAATAGAAACTCCTTCTGTCAACTCTATAACTGGTTTTAATGCTGTTAGATTTGTACCTTCAGGTAAAGTCATTGTAATAGTTTTACTTATATCATTGACTGTTGCTGCAACTCCATTAATGGTAAAACTTTTTATTGGACTCAAAACTACTGTTGTTACGGTATAGTCTTTATATAAATTACCGTTTACTACTCTGAATTTTACAGGACTTGTAAAGTTGATTGGTTTTGTCAGATCAAGATTTGATGTTGCTCCGGCTTGCAAAACAATTTCAGGTGTTACTGCTGTAATATCTGAGCCATAAGGCA
This genomic window from Flavobacterium sp. 9 contains:
- a CDS encoding glycoside hydrolase family 32 protein, which gives rise to MKYKNIITMASIFFSFVSCSQEENYIGGSISGGNSEITSVFPVPPSQWMGESDPYYSAGYTGDIMPFFDNGKFHIYFLHDAQNKPAGKGFHDIHEYLSTDLAHFTYEGQMIPYGKTTDPDFAIGTGSVVKVGNLYYFYYTGHNETPAFVQSNARESVLCATSSDLKNWTKISDFKITAPTGYYNYDFRDPHVFYNDELKKYSMLVSTQTEPGRKAVLLHYTSDNPALGKWEVQTPIYTTTPEDNYLMMECADIFKMGNYWYLIFSENWSGNKGTHYRISASINGPWTKPQNDRIDGEYFYAGKTASDGNKRYVFGWNARKTPENDLGNKDWAGNMVIHELIQKSDGTLGTQAIQTVKDLFSKKKKTVEVDAVSGNAVANNGTYTLSGAAQKALVTFKPIGKKAKIKAEVLLSDANGTAGFVFHTNDTGSYYKIVFDLAQSRVIGYNSAGQEMTSLPFQLQTNVKYNVEIITEGSVTVLYINGQTALTNRIYGRDKNKWGLVSEGQNAVFTNLEVTQPE
- a CDS encoding NAD(P)-binding domain-containing protein encodes the protein MKIGIIGISSLTMELAVRSARAGYEVIMYNPKGNSLVRDVVERMGSDIQLGSLQEAVSTEIIVLFIPKDDLEKLKQNLPDMTGKLIVHTSGLIFDPQLLLSGITNAMTYKTTAALFPEAHVVKLFNPVNLKPNNTCIQQRDRDEIFFIADHKDSRASIKEFLRKLKFSSIDLSGRVHLQNIEVNKNKEQFI
- a CDS encoding carbohydrate kinase family protein, translated to MNNGKNLKAVAYGEVLWDVFAGEKKIGGAPLNVALRMKTFGCDTTMISCVGNDEDGKAIKEQVKSLGLVTDTIVTSEDFATGLVNVTLNDRGSASYEINYPSAWDKIVLNDLAKKSVQEADLLIYGSLVCRDKVSRDTLKELLKTKAYKVFDVNLRKPHYTYEILEELMNSADFIKFNDEELLEIAKAMQSPFESLEENMHFIAEKTKVNDMCVTKGKHGALLMWQGKLYNNGGYPVKVVDTVGAGDSFLAALITSLLTNKAPQESIDFACAIGALVAEAPGANPEISPSRIESLMGN
- a CDS encoding DUF4960 domain-containing protein is translated as MRNHINKYWTKMSVVLAMIFIITACENSFENGGFEVNSPSNVTSFKIKGVSGQIDQKTGAINITMPYGSDITAVTPEIVLQAGATSNLDLTKPINFTSPVKFRVVNGNLYKDYTVTTVVLSPIKSFTINGVAATVNDISKTITMTLPEGTNLTALKPVIELTEGVSISPASDATIDFSNAVTFVLTANGKSMNYTANIGVPVTGLVVAFLGTAATRAEITNMDEITAADWFFSTFSGAKYISFDSIQNGADLSDVDVIWWHFDSAANLPAIAYKPAVTTALKNFRANGGNLLLTSFASQYVDALGIVPSGKGPNNVFGDFPPNGFVDGNSWGMSFVGHENHPIFEGLTTYESGKANLLQSGTFRLNHTAWWFVPEWGGYVNGEGWRNQTGGINLASEAWDNNLDGRVTIAEFPNTGTNKNVIVISMGAYDWYNETNSSGVPSQANEFINNIKLLTQNSINYLAKN